In one window of Balearica regulorum gibbericeps isolate bBalReg1 chromosome 29, bBalReg1.pri, whole genome shotgun sequence DNA:
- the KANSL2 gene encoding KAT8 regulatory NSL complex subunit 2 isoform X1: MGFVLGTVGLVEGSVVPWEGTALWDSCAAGKGSRGGVGRGDLGPVSSPATMLAGSSACCARALVWMLLLGSSGVGMNRIRIHVLPSSRGRLTPVPRPQEPLSCAFTHRQCSQPRLEGQEFCIKHILEDRSAPFKQCSYVSAKNGKRCPNAAPKPEKKDGVSFCAEHARRNTLALQAQMKKSNPGPVSETLLCQLSSYAKTELGSQTAESSRSEASRILDEDSWSDGEQDPITVDQTWRGDPDSEADSIDSDQEDPLKHAGVYTAEEVALIMREKLIRLQSLYIDQFKRLQHLLKEKKRRYLHSRKGEHEAIGNSLLTGPEGLMAKERENLKRLKCLRRYRQRYGVEALLHRQLKERRMLATDSAAQQAHTTRSSQRCLAFVDNVRCSNQSLPMTRHCLTHICQDTNQTLFKPCQGSEEVPCNKPVPVSLSEDPCCPLHLRLPPQMYVPEQVLAVPEELEAAPTDLYLSAAELQPTESLPLEFSDDLDVVGDGMQCPPSPLLFDPSVALDQSLRDIAEAPIDILALEEPSHPGLPPQTVPTDRGSSSAHVFPPAAEPPAELPAQSHLPMAASRPGPRDDRRPEEAMSSAQACGAAANGSLEPVSVS; the protein is encoded by the exons ATGGGGTTTGTGTTGGGCACTGTGGGGCTGGTGGAAGGGAGCGTTGTACCCTGGGAGGGAACGGCGCTGTGGGATTCCTGTGCTGCGGGAAAGGGGTCCCGCGGTGGGGTGGGTAGAGGGGACCTGGGCCCCGTATCTTCCCCGGCCACgatgctggcaggcagcagcgctTGTTGCGCCCGTGCTTTGGTATGGATGTTGCTGCTTGGTAGCTCAG GTGTTGGCATGAACAGAATTCGGATCCATGTGTTGCCGTCAAGCCGAGGCCGCCTTACTCCTGTGCCGAGGCCGCAGGAGCCTCTGTCATGCGCCTTCACCCACCGCCAGTGCTCCCAGCCGCGGCTGGAGGGACAGGAGTTTTGTATTAAGCACATTCTTGAAGACAGGAGTGCCCCGTTCAAGCAGTGCAGCTACGTTTCAGCAAAGAATGGAAAGCGGTGTCCGAATGCTGCCCCCAAACCAGAGAAGAAAGATGG TGTGTCGTTCTGTGCGGAGCATGCCCGGAGGAACACTCTGGCGCTCCAAGCTCAGATGAAGAAGTCCAATCCTGGGCCTGTAAGCGAGACTCTCCTTTGCCAGCTTAGCTCTTATGCCAAAACGGAGCTGGGCTCCCAGACCGCAGAGAGCAGCCGCAGCGAAGCCAGTCGGATTCTAG ATGAGGACAGCTGGAGCGACGGTGAGCAGGACCCTATCACAGTGGACCAGACATGGCGAGGGGACCCAGACAGCGAGGCTGACAGCATTGATAGCGACCAGGAGGATCCCTTGAA GCATGCTGGCGTATACACGGCTGAGGAGGTGGCTTTGATCATGCGAGAGAAGCTGATCCGCCTGCAGTCTCTCTACATTGACCAGTTCAAACGACTCCAGCACCTTCTGAAGGAGAAGAAGCGTCGATACCTGCACAGCCGCAAGGGAGAGCATGAAGCCATAGGCAA CAGCCTTCTGACGGGCCCAGAGGGGCTGATGGCCAAAGAGCGTGAGAACCTGAAGCGCCTGAAGTGCCTGCGGCGCTACCGGCAGCGTTACGGTGTGGAGGCCCTGCTCCACCGGCAGCTGAAGGAGCGCAGGATGCTGGCGACCGACAGCGCTGCCCAGCAG GCACACACCACCCGCTCCAGCCAGAGGTGCTTGGCCTTTGTCGACAATGTCCGATGTTCCAACCAGTCCCTCCCGATGACCAGGCACTGCCTTACGC ACATCTGCCAGGACACTAACCAGACTCTGTTTAAACCATGTCAAGGCTCTGAGGAAGTGCCCTGCAACAAACCAGTTCCCGTGAGCCTCTCCGAGGATCCGTGCTGCCCGCTCCATCTCCGATTGCCTCCACAGATGTATGTACCCGAGCAGGTGCTGGCTGTCCCCGAGGAGCTGGAAGCCGCCCCCACCGACCTGTACTTGAGTGCTGCTGAGCTCCAGCCCACGGAGAGCTTGCCCCTGGAGTTCAGCGAT GACTTGGACGTGGTGGGGGATGGCATGCAGTGTCCTCCGTCCCCTCTGCTCTTCGATCCTTCTGTGGCCCTCGATCAGTCCCTCAGAGACATTGCGGAGGCCCCTATAGACATACTGGCCCTGGAGGAGCCCTCCCATCCAGGCCTCCCTCCACAGACGGTGCCCACGGACAGAGGGAGCTCCTCTGCCCACGTCTTCCCCCCGGCTGCTGAGCCTCCGGCCGAGCTGCCAGCGCAG AGTCACCTGCCGATGGCAGCAAGCCGGCCGGGGCCCAGGGACGACAGGCGGCCGGAGGAAGCCATGTCCTCTGCCCAGGCTTGCGGAGCGGCCGCCAACGGGAGCCTGGAGCCGGTGTCCGTGAGCTGA
- the KANSL2 gene encoding KAT8 regulatory NSL complex subunit 2 isoform X2, with amino-acid sequence MNRIRIHVLPSSRGRLTPVPRPQEPLSCAFTHRQCSQPRLEGQEFCIKHILEDRSAPFKQCSYVSAKNGKRCPNAAPKPEKKDGVSFCAEHARRNTLALQAQMKKSNPGPVSETLLCQLSSYAKTELGSQTAESSRSEASRILDEDSWSDGEQDPITVDQTWRGDPDSEADSIDSDQEDPLKHAGVYTAEEVALIMREKLIRLQSLYIDQFKRLQHLLKEKKRRYLHSRKGEHEAIGNSLLTGPEGLMAKERENLKRLKCLRRYRQRYGVEALLHRQLKERRMLATDSAAQQAHTTRSSQRCLAFVDNVRCSNQSLPMTRHCLTHICQDTNQTLFKPCQGSEEVPCNKPVPVSLSEDPCCPLHLRLPPQMYVPEQVLAVPEELEAAPTDLYLSAAELQPTESLPLEFSDDLDVVGDGMQCPPSPLLFDPSVALDQSLRDIAEAPIDILALEEPSHPGLPPQTVPTDRGSSSAHVFPPAAEPPAELPAQSHLPMAASRPGPRDDRRPEEAMSSAQACGAAANGSLEPVSVS; translated from the exons ATGAACAGAATTCGGATCCATGTGTTGCCGTCAAGCCGAGGCCGCCTTACTCCTGTGCCGAGGCCGCAGGAGCCTCTGTCATGCGCCTTCACCCACCGCCAGTGCTCCCAGCCGCGGCTGGAGGGACAGGAGTTTTGTATTAAGCACATTCTTGAAGACAGGAGTGCCCCGTTCAAGCAGTGCAGCTACGTTTCAGCAAAGAATGGAAAGCGGTGTCCGAATGCTGCCCCCAAACCAGAGAAGAAAGATGG TGTGTCGTTCTGTGCGGAGCATGCCCGGAGGAACACTCTGGCGCTCCAAGCTCAGATGAAGAAGTCCAATCCTGGGCCTGTAAGCGAGACTCTCCTTTGCCAGCTTAGCTCTTATGCCAAAACGGAGCTGGGCTCCCAGACCGCAGAGAGCAGCCGCAGCGAAGCCAGTCGGATTCTAG ATGAGGACAGCTGGAGCGACGGTGAGCAGGACCCTATCACAGTGGACCAGACATGGCGAGGGGACCCAGACAGCGAGGCTGACAGCATTGATAGCGACCAGGAGGATCCCTTGAA GCATGCTGGCGTATACACGGCTGAGGAGGTGGCTTTGATCATGCGAGAGAAGCTGATCCGCCTGCAGTCTCTCTACATTGACCAGTTCAAACGACTCCAGCACCTTCTGAAGGAGAAGAAGCGTCGATACCTGCACAGCCGCAAGGGAGAGCATGAAGCCATAGGCAA CAGCCTTCTGACGGGCCCAGAGGGGCTGATGGCCAAAGAGCGTGAGAACCTGAAGCGCCTGAAGTGCCTGCGGCGCTACCGGCAGCGTTACGGTGTGGAGGCCCTGCTCCACCGGCAGCTGAAGGAGCGCAGGATGCTGGCGACCGACAGCGCTGCCCAGCAG GCACACACCACCCGCTCCAGCCAGAGGTGCTTGGCCTTTGTCGACAATGTCCGATGTTCCAACCAGTCCCTCCCGATGACCAGGCACTGCCTTACGC ACATCTGCCAGGACACTAACCAGACTCTGTTTAAACCATGTCAAGGCTCTGAGGAAGTGCCCTGCAACAAACCAGTTCCCGTGAGCCTCTCCGAGGATCCGTGCTGCCCGCTCCATCTCCGATTGCCTCCACAGATGTATGTACCCGAGCAGGTGCTGGCTGTCCCCGAGGAGCTGGAAGCCGCCCCCACCGACCTGTACTTGAGTGCTGCTGAGCTCCAGCCCACGGAGAGCTTGCCCCTGGAGTTCAGCGAT GACTTGGACGTGGTGGGGGATGGCATGCAGTGTCCTCCGTCCCCTCTGCTCTTCGATCCTTCTGTGGCCCTCGATCAGTCCCTCAGAGACATTGCGGAGGCCCCTATAGACATACTGGCCCTGGAGGAGCCCTCCCATCCAGGCCTCCCTCCACAGACGGTGCCCACGGACAGAGGGAGCTCCTCTGCCCACGTCTTCCCCCCGGCTGCTGAGCCTCCGGCCGAGCTGCCAGCGCAG AGTCACCTGCCGATGGCAGCAAGCCGGCCGGGGCCCAGGGACGACAGGCGGCCGGAGGAAGCCATGTCCTCTGCCCAGGCTTGCGGAGCGGCCGCCAACGGGAGCCTGGAGCCGGTGTCCGTGAGCTGA